From Tiliqua scincoides isolate rTilSci1 chromosome 2, rTilSci1.hap2, whole genome shotgun sequence, the proteins below share one genomic window:
- the LOC136639165 gene encoding zinc finger protein 271-like, whose protein sequence is MRWSMEAESSLHAVFTGCFAVAELGRCKALRKGILGAESSSTPSQSEEVAGQGEAGGRGQRSSGTPLCSPPVSLPPHLLQLSSLPPPLSLQSFLHLGVTFVWCPMKKQNPTAFPLQKRPEGTGDASHDIQPEDWLEEFKSFCLKRQEAEEKNPVAGQAQRWEAQWQQLLERVRSQELLEEAALCQEAKVLLASFEQETKTCSSPKKEGARKHTTEPTLAILPLELQSWLEERGQQTCSKAVDLAEAFSYRKRKSWKKQVKKRQEKQVAAGSSSSAVQKNPSELRQEEGERSLLGHTMDCKNERHPPGMLLEREEEETLQGLESPRRQEGNPPDEKMEKLIPCLGGALQEQEKQTEERGSECPGSISTEGKLNKTLMLEESSSQSSTSCGTPGTGKKPYICLECGKSFARRGHLSVHQRTHTGEKPYECPHCSSSFADDSVLRRHLRIHTGDKPYKCSECGKGFTQSHNLILHQRTHIGEKSYKCPQCNRSFSYRSSLKRHLRVHIGDKLYKCSECGKTFSQKKALIIHEKIHTAEKTYKCSQCGKTLRHKRSLERHQNTHTGEKRYSCKDCDRSFTRKEYLIAHRRIHTGDNLYKCSVCDKSYNSKGNLKVHENIHKEKKPYECSDCDKTFRQKAHLIVHRLIHKGDKPFQCSVCHKSFRQKTHLTVHQRIHTGDYPHKCSVCDKIFRHITTLTKHQKIHTGEKPYKCSECGKTFRHKNTLESHQNTHIEKPYKCSECGRTFRYEQALESHQNSHTGEKHYSCTDCEKSFTRKTHLKEHQRIHTGESKPSYKCSVCDKSFTSKGNLKVHENIHIEKKPYECPDCDKTFRQKTHLIVHQRIHKGDKPFECSVCHKSFRQKTHLTVHQRIHTGDYPHKCSVCDKIFRHITTLTKHQKIHTGEKTYTCSECGKSFKHRKSLKYHENIHTCLKIYKCSKCEKTFSCSESLELHERSHTEQGESVPCCSKSLGEESSLE, encoded by the exons aGCTTTCTGCACCTTGGTGTTACTTTTGTGTGGTGTCCCATGAAGAAGCAAAACCCCACAGCCTTCCCACTACAGAAGAGACCAGAAGGAACTGGAGATGCATCTCATGACATACAGCCCGAAG ACTGGTTAGAAGagtttaagagtttttgcctgaagCGACAAGAGGCGGAGGAAAAGAACCCTGTTGCAGGACAGGCTCAGAGATGGGAAGCCCAGTGGCAGCAGTTGCTGGAGAGAGTGAGGTCCCAGGAGTTGCTGGAGGAGGCTGCACTCTGCCAGGAGGCTAAGGTCTTGTTGGCCTCCTTTGAGCAAGAGACAAAAACCTGCAGCAGTCCCAAGAAAGAAGGGGCCAGGAAGCACACCACAGAGCCGACCCTTGCTATCCTGCCACTGGAGTTGCAGAGCTGGCTTGAGGAACGTGGCCAGCAGACCTGCTCCAAGGCAGTGGACTTGGCCGAAGCTTTTTCGTACAGGAAGCGAAAGTCCTGGAAAAAGCAGGtgaaaaaaaggcaggaaaagcAG gtggcagcTGGGAGCTCTTCCTCTGCAGTCCAGAAGAATCCATCTGAGCTcaggcaggaggaaggggagCGGAGCCTCTTGG GGCATACGATGGACTGCAAAAATGAGAGGCACCCACCTGGGATGCTGttggaaagagaggaagaagagacccttcagggtttggaaagcccaaGGAGGCAAGAGGGAAACCCCCCAGATGAAAAGATGGAGAAATTGATTCCTTGTCTGGGAGGAGCCCTCCAGGAACAAGAGAAACAGACAGAAGAGAGGGGGAGTGAgtgtcctggcagcatctccacagAGGGAAAGCTCAACAAAACCTTGATGCTTGAGGAGAGCTCCAGTCAGAGCAGCACTTCATGTGGAACACCTGGCACAGGGAAAAAACCATACatatgtttggagtgtggaaagagctttgctCGGAGAGGCCACCTCAgtgtgcatcaaagaacacacacaggagagaagccatacgAATGCCCTCACtgtagcagcagctttgctgatgACTCAGTTTTAAGGAGACATCTAAGAATCCATACAGGAgacaaaccatataaatgttctgagtgtggaaagggctttaCTCAGAGTCACAACCTCAttttgcatcaaagaacacacatAGGAGAGAAGTCCTACAAATGCCCCCAATGCAACAGAAGCTTTTCTTACAGATCAAGTTTGAAGAGACATCTAAGAGTCCATATTGGAGACAAACTTTATAaatgttctgagtgtggaaagaccttcagccAGAAAAAAGCTCTTATAATACATGAAAAAATTCACACAGCAGAGAAAACTTATAAatgttcccagtgtggaaagaccttAAGGCACAAACGCTCCCTTGAAAGACATCAAAACACTCATACAGGAGAGAAACGTTATTCATGTAAGGACTGCGACAGGAGCTTTACGCGGAAAGAATACCTTATTGCACATAGAAGAATCCATACAGGAGACAATCTCTATAAATGTTCTGTTTGTGATAAGAGCTACAACTCCAAAGGCAACCTTAAAGTACATGAGAACATTCACAAAGAAAAGAAGCCCTATGAATGCTCTGACTGTGACAAGACCTTCAGGCAGAAAGCACACCTTATTGTACATCGACTAATCCACAAGGGAGACAAACCGTTTCAATGTTCTGTGTGTCATAAGAGCTTCAGGCAGAAAACTCACCTtactgtacatcaaagaatccacacaggggactATCCTcataaatgttctgtgtgtgaTAAGATCTTCAGGCACATCACAACCCTTACAAAGCATCAGaagattcacacaggagagaaaccttataagtgttcagagtgtggaaagaccttcaggcACAAAAACACCCTTGAAAGTCATCAAAACACTCACatagagaagccatataaatgttcTGAGTGTGGAAGGACCTTCAGGTATGAACAGGCCCTTGAAAGTCATCAAAACAGTCACACGGGAGAGAAACATTATTCATGTACGGACTGTGAAAAGAGCTTTACCCGGAAAACACATCTCAAAgaacatcaaagaatccacacaggagagtcCAAACCATCCTATAAATGTTCGGTTTGTGATAAGAGCTTCACCTCCAAAGGCAACCTTAAAGTACATGAGAACATTCACATAGAAAAGAAGCCCTATGAATGCCCTGACTGTGACAAGACCTTTAGGCAGAAAACACACCTTATTGtacatcagagaatccacaaaGGAGACAAACCTTTTGAATGTTCTGTGTGTCATAAGAGCTTCAGGCAGAAAACTCACCTtactgtacatcaaagaatccacacaggagactATCCTcataaatgttctgtgtgtgaTAAGATCTTCAGGCACATCACAACCCTTACAAAGCATCAGaagattcacacaggagagaaaacttATACGTGTtcagagtgtggaaaaagcttcaagcACAGAAAAAGCCTTAAATATCATGAAAATATTCACACATGTTTGAAAATATATAAATGCTCCAAGTGTGAAAAGACCTTCAGCTGCAGTGAAAGCCTTGAACTACATGAAAGAAGTCAcactgagcagggggagagtgtcCCATGCTGTAGCAAGAGCTTGGGGGAGGAATCCAGCCTTGAATAA